In Pseudomonas sp. PDNC002, the DNA window CAGGCTGGCTTCGTCACCCAGACGCTCGCCGTAGGGCGGGTTGCAGATGATCAGACCCTTCTGGCCCTTGTCCGGGCGCGGCTCGAAGGTGGCCAGTTCACCCTGGTAGATCTTCACCCATTCGGCGAGACCTGCGCGCTCGATGTTGTTGCGGCCCGGCTGGATCAGACGCGGGTCCGCCTCGTAGCCGCGAATCCACAGCGGGGTCTTCGACAGGCCAACCTCGGCGCGTTGCTGCGCCTCCTCGATCAGCTTCTTCCAGATCGCCGGGACGTGGCCCAGCCAGTTGGTGAAGCCCCAGCGCTCGCGCTTGAGGTTCGGTGCGACGTCGGCGGCAATCAGGCCGGCCTCGATGAGGAAGGTGCCGACACCGCACATGGGGTCGGACAGCGCGCCGCCTTCCGCGGCGATCTTCGGCCAGCCGGCGCGGATCAGCACGGCGGCGGCGAGGTTTTCCTTCAGCGGCGCGGCGCCTTGCTGCAGACGGTAGCCGCGCTGGTGCAGGCTGTGGCCGGAAAGGTCCAGCGACAGCACGGCCTGGCCGCGATCCAGGTGCAGGTGCACGCGGATGTCCGGATTGACCTTATCCACCGTCGGACGCTTGCCGAACTCGGCACGCAGGTTGTCGACGATGGCGTCCTTCACCTTCAGCGCGCCGAAGTGGGTGTTGTCGATGCCCGAACCCTTGCCGCTGAACTCCACGGCCAGGCTGCCGCCGGCGTCGAGGTGGTCGCTCCACTGGACGGCGTTGACGCCCAGGTAGAGTTCCTCGGCGTTGTTCACCGGGAAGCGCGAGAGCACCAGCAGCACTCGGTTCGCCAGGCGCGACCAGAGGCACAGGCGGTAGGCCGTCTCCAGGTCGCCCTTGCCACGAATGGCCGAAACCTGGGCCCGCGCCTCGGTCAGCCCGAGCGCCTGGGCTTCCTCCAGCAAGAGGCCATCGAGCCCTTTCGGGCAGGTGAGGAAGAGATCGTGCAAATCCGCCATCGCAAATAATTCCCGGGCCAGAGCCCTTTCAGCAAAGCCGCTTACGGCCTTGTCGGCCACCTTTTGTTCGTCCGCGCGAAGCAAAGGCGACCCCTGTATTCATTTTCAGGGATGGACCGGCGATCCGGTCTGCGACCTCGAGTCGCAGAAGTCATCCCACTCGTCGGAACGAGAGAAAGTCGCATTTAGACACACTTTCCCCTTGATCCCTGGCAACCTCCCGCCCCTGGCGGGTTATGCCGTACTGGCACTTTGCAACCCGGCCGAACCTTATGGCTTGAACCCATAAGAGTTACGTCCTTATGACAAATTGGTCATTCACAGCCCCGGAACCTTTCGATAGAACTCGGGGTAATCCTTCACCGCAATGGTGTCGGGCGGGGCGCGTCACGCCGGCAATGCGCCCCATTGGCGGAAACTTCCGCCCGGCCTCCCTGGGGGGCCAACGGGACATAACAGTCAACAAGTGAGGGCAACACCCTATGAGAAGACTTAAGCGTGATCCGTTGGAAAGAGCCTTTGTGCGCGGATATCAGCACGGCATTACTGGAAAATCTCGCGATCTCTGTCCATTTACCCATCCCACCACACGGCAATCCTGGCTCAATGGCTGGCGTGAGGGCCGTGGCGACAACTGGGATGGTTTGACCGGCGCCGCCGGTATTCAACGACTGAACCAGATGCAGCACGCAAGCGGCTGATCGCGGGTCACCACCGACTTCCCCAAGCCGCCCCATCCGGGCGGAAAAGGGCGCAAGCCCAAGGGCTCCGAAAGGAGCCCTACTTATTTCTGCTCCCTCTCTTCACGCCCGCCGGGCGGCCGCTATGGCGTCCACCGCTTCGCGGATCAGCGCCGGGCCCTTGTAGATGAACCCCGAATAGATCTGCACCAGGCTCGCACCGGCCGCGATCTTCTCCGCCGCATGCGCGCCTTCGGTGATGCCACCGGCCGCGATGATTGGCAGGCGCCCACCCAGCTCAGCGGCCAGCACCTTGACGATATGCGTGCTCTTTTCGCGCACCGGAGCGCCGGACAGACCGCCCGCCTCGTTGCCGAACGGCAGGTTCTCGACGCCTTCGCGGCCCAGGGTGGTGTTGGTGGCGATCACCGCGTCCATACCGGACTCGACCAACGCGGCGGCGACCAGCGCGGTTTCCTCGTCGCTCATGTCCGGGGCGATCTTGATCGCCAACGGCACACGACGGCCGTGCTGCACGGCCAGGTCTTCCTGGCGCTGGCGCAGCGCTTCGAGCAGTTGCTTGAGCGAGTCGCCGAACTGCAGGCTGCGCAGGCCGGGGGTATTCGGCGAGCTGACGTTCACGGTGACATAGCTGGCGTGGGCGTAGACCTTGTCCAGGCAGATCAGGTAGTCATCCACCGCGCGCTCGACCGGGGTGTCGAAGTTCTTGCCGATATTGATACCCAGCACGCCCTTGTACTTCGCCGCCTTGACCCGTGCGACCAGGTGATCGACGCCGTGGTTGTTGAAGCCCATGCGGTTGATGATCGCGGTCGCCTGCGGCAGACGGAAGATTCGCGGCTTGGGGTTGCCCGGCTGCGGACGCGGCGTGACGGTGCCGATCTCGACGAAGCCGAAGCCCAGTTGGGCAAAGCCGTCGATGGCATCGCCATTCTTGTCCAGGCCGGCCGCCAGGCCGACCGGGTTGGCGAACTCCAACCCCATCACCGTCACCGGCAGGCTCCTCGGCGCGGGCGTCAGCAGACCGTTGAGACCCAGGCGGCCACCGGCGCCAATCAGGTCGATGGACAATTCATGGGAGGTTTCCGGGGAGAGCTTGAACAGGAGCTCGCGGGCCAGGCTGTACATGGTCGGGCATCGGTCGGCAAAATGGGGCGCTATTATAGCCAGTCCGCCCTCGCTCAGGCGAGGCGACGCAGCGCCAGCAGCCGACCGGATTCATCGAATTCCAGTTCGAAGCTACCCTGCACCCCGGTGTGGGTGATGAAGGGGCGCAGATGATGCGCCGGCAGATTCACCTGCCGACCGTCGCGGCTGACCACCTGAATCCGGTTGGCCTGCCCACGGTAAAGCGCTTGCAGCCGGTGCGTCGGCAGCGAGATATCCAGCACAACGCTCGGCATGGAGGCCACCTCGGACGTGAAGGAAAGAATTTTGCCACAACGCATGTGCCCAAGGGCGCCAGGGTTTTCTATGCTTAGGGCAATTCGCCGCGCAACAGGCACGGCGCTTCCTGCACTGACCGTCCGGCCATCGGGAGTCTTGCGTCGTCCATGAGCCAGCCACCTCGCCCCCGCAGCGTCACCAGTCGCCTGGCCGCCCTCGCCCAGCGCCTGGGCCTTGGTGGCGCCGACGAGCACAACGTGGCGGAGCGCAGCCGCGCGCTCACCCTGCCCTTCGAGCCGCTGCCCGACCTGGTCGCCGGCATCGGCTGGCAGTCCGGCCCACCGCTGCACCGCCTGATCGACCTGCCGCGCGGTGCGCTGTCGGGCCCGGTACAGGAAGACAAGGCGCGCATCCATGCCGTCCTCAGGCGCCTGGTCAGCAGCTATCAGGAGCACCTGCCGGCCGTTGACCTGCGCAGCGTCGACGGCCTGTGCTGCCGGGCGCAGCTCGACAGCAACCTCGCCTCGCTGGAAGAACTGTCCAACAGCGACAGCTGCCGCAGGGTGCGAATCATCAGTTACAACGATTTCACCAAGGTGCTGGGCGTCGCGCTGCCAGGTTTCGAGCGCAAGGCGCCGTTGCAGCTGCGCAGCGCCGGATGGCATGGAACGAGATTGTTCTGGGACGAAGACAACCATCCCTGCGAACTGGCCAACGCAGCCGTCTATGCCCGGCGCCGCGGGCTGGAGATCGTCCTGCCGGCGACCATCCAGCGCTTCGAACTGCAG includes these proteins:
- the rmf gene encoding ribosome modulation factor; this translates as MRRLKRDPLERAFVRGYQHGITGKSRDLCPFTHPTTRQSWLNGWREGRGDNWDGLTGAAGIQRLNQMQHASG
- a CDS encoding quinone-dependent dihydroorotate dehydrogenase, whose translation is MYSLARELLFKLSPETSHELSIDLIGAGGRLGLNGLLTPAPRSLPVTVMGLEFANPVGLAAGLDKNGDAIDGFAQLGFGFVEIGTVTPRPQPGNPKPRIFRLPQATAIINRMGFNNHGVDHLVARVKAAKYKGVLGINIGKNFDTPVERAVDDYLICLDKVYAHASYVTVNVSSPNTPGLRSLQFGDSLKQLLEALRQRQEDLAVQHGRRVPLAIKIAPDMSDEETALVAAALVESGMDAVIATNTTLGREGVENLPFGNEAGGLSGAPVREKSTHIVKVLAAELGGRLPIIAAGGITEGAHAAEKIAAGASLVQIYSGFIYKGPALIREAVDAIAAARRA
- a CDS encoding DUF2835 domain-containing protein, coding for MPSVVLDISLPTHRLQALYRGQANRIQVVSRDGRQVNLPAHHLRPFITHTGVQGSFELEFDESGRLLALRRLA
- a CDS encoding DUF6685 family protein, which encodes MSQPPRPRSVTSRLAALAQRLGLGGADEHNVAERSRALTLPFEPLPDLVAGIGWQSGPPLHRLIDLPRGALSGPVQEDKARIHAVLRRLVSSYQEHLPAVDLRSVDGLCCRAQLDSNLASLEELSNSDSCRRVRIISYNDFTKVLGVALPGFERKAPLQLRSAGWHGTRLFWDEDNHPCELANAAVYARRRGLEIVLPATIQRFELQAPVIDELARDFHMLAMPTRAWSDAAFMELLLETGMPYARFGLFNSETPESLLLPRDHPQSDAFGQGLRAAGAPDVIDYLRHAGHPG